From Flavobacterium lipolyticum, one genomic window encodes:
- a CDS encoding DUF6602 domain-containing protein, translating to MIKELKFKEIIENIIGEINEAKRKSKSIHNAGNIKTSGDEVENLIREKISLFLPERYLVKQGHIINSQGKVSNQFDIIIFDRLNTPKFFESSNETVFYPIESVLAVGEIKKTLRSKDPIEFGKKIRHLKEDMQRKLISNTAFGNKISNNTLISDLINMTSERKFKNPLFSFIFAIDEEKIENLEVSDDHKYMPNDIYVLNYGYYLFGEIKDGIIVPMLEDETSMIKTLIEVKKPGVNCIGTLLNQLINHLNKCHIEPFSISNYLDTKTDFRITGTDIKAYTLRE from the coding sequence ATGATTAAAGAATTAAAATTTAAAGAGATTATTGAAAATATAATTGGTGAAATAAATGAAGCCAAAAGAAAGTCTAAATCTATTCATAATGCTGGAAATATAAAAACTTCAGGTGATGAAGTTGAAAATTTAATACGCGAAAAAATAAGCCTTTTTTTACCTGAAAGATATTTAGTTAAACAAGGTCATATTATTAATTCCCAAGGCAAAGTAAGTAATCAATTTGATATCATAATTTTTGATAGATTAAATACTCCTAAATTCTTTGAATCAAGCAATGAAACTGTATTCTACCCTATTGAATCGGTTCTTGCTGTTGGAGAGATAAAAAAAACTTTGAGGAGCAAAGACCCGATAGAATTTGGAAAAAAAATTAGACATTTAAAAGAAGATATGCAACGTAAACTAATTAGTAATACAGCATTTGGAAATAAAATTTCTAATAATACACTAATCTCCGATCTTATTAACATGACGTCAGAACGAAAATTTAAGAATCCATTGTTTTCGTTCATCTTTGCTATCGACGAAGAAAAAATAGAAAATTTAGAAGTTAGTGATGACCATAAATATATGCCAAATGATATTTACGTTTTAAATTATGGTTATTATTTATTTGGAGAAATTAAAGATGGAATTATAGTTCCGATGCTGGAAGATGAAACTTCTATGATAAAAACACTTATTGAAGTTAAAAAACCGGGTGTAAATTGTATCGGCACTTTACTAAATCAACTAATCAATCATTTAAACAAATGTCACATTGAACCTTTTAGCATATCAAACTATTTAGACACTAAGACTGATTTTAGAATTACAGGGACAGATATTAAAGCATATACATTAAGAGAATAA
- a CDS encoding GIY-YIG nuclease family protein, whose translation MKGYFVYMFLDIDDNVLYIGSSIHLAVRIEKQHFLSQHGNLSEECILESHKILYHQGVSSDDMKIKERYLINDLKPKYNNKLNNNNKFSFTIDIDWKLYSIDTQSLINKREVKSKKFHQIKNFTLSKNNSNITINDDSEIFRLSTCTIFYEKENKDCLIRNLWGYSCWDDFYFVRINKELYIFCLEVDHLLSEHKQSIHLNHNDEYDKQIFYDLKLLEEKFKQDSYVLITSNKKESIFEEYYWFDSTGMACSNIINSSKKLFLKYDLFKKEKIIDDIWIKHIDMVLNNLDTYLNGEYDWLS comes from the coding sequence ATGAAAGGATATTTTGTATATATGTTTTTAGATATAGATGACAATGTTTTATACATCGGAAGTTCTATACATTTAGCAGTAAGAATTGAAAAACAACATTTTTTGAGTCAGCACGGGAATTTAAGTGAAGAATGTATTTTGGAATCACATAAAATTCTGTACCATCAAGGTGTATCATCCGATGATATGAAGATTAAGGAAAGATATTTGATAAACGATTTAAAACCAAAGTATAACAACAAACTTAATAATAATAATAAATTTTCATTCACAATTGACATCGATTGGAAATTATATAGTATTGATACACAAAGCTTAATAAATAAAAGAGAAGTCAAATCTAAAAAATTTCATCAAATTAAAAATTTTACTTTAAGCAAAAATAATTCCAATATAACAATAAATGATGACTCAGAAATTTTTAGACTGAGTACATGTACTATTTTTTATGAAAAAGAAAACAAAGATTGTTTAATAAGGAATCTTTGGGGGTATTCTTGTTGGGATGATTTTTATTTCGTAAGAATAAATAAGGAGCTTTATATTTTTTGTTTAGAAGTAGATCATTTACTAAGTGAACATAAACAATCAATTCATTTAAATCATAATGATGAGTATGATAAACAAATTTTTTATGATCTAAAACTATTAGAAGAAAAATTCAAACAAGATTCCTATGTTTTGATTACTTCAAATAAAAAAGAATCAATTTTTGAGGAATATTACTGGTTTGACAGTACTGGAATGGCTTGTTCTAACATCATTAATAGTTCAAAAAAATTATTTTTAAAATACGATTTATTCAAGAAAGAAAAAATAATTGACGATATTTGGATTAAGCACATAGATATGGTTTTAAATAATTTAGACACATACTTAAATGGTGAATATGACTGGTTATCTTAA
- a CDS encoding conjugal transfer protein TraO translates to MKKTKLFLGVLLLSAFTKGYSQTYKNAFGVSIGATQDGYGVMLSHNYFINDRNSISASILATDAKYKIGENKIGYNDITLNLGYSVPLYLTQNRKFGIVFGSGVVLGYEIVNGNKDLNLSNGSLILDESKFIYGAYVGLDFDYLINDRTTLFIKVNEYYHANSDLGKFVPFAGIGLRYYTN, encoded by the coding sequence ATGAAAAAAACTAAATTATTTCTTGGGGTATTATTACTATCAGCTTTTACGAAAGGCTATTCCCAAACCTACAAAAATGCTTTTGGTGTTAGCATTGGGGCAACACAGGACGGTTATGGTGTTATGCTTAGTCATAATTATTTTATTAACGACAGAAATTCAATTTCAGCTTCTATTCTTGCAACCGATGCTAAATACAAAATCGGAGAAAATAAGATAGGTTACAACGACATTACGCTTAATTTGGGTTATTCTGTTCCGCTGTATCTTACTCAAAACAGAAAATTTGGGATCGTCTTCGGGAGCGGTGTAGTACTTGGCTACGAAATAGTGAACGGTAATAAAGATTTAAATTTAAGCAATGGAAGTTTGATTTTGGACGAATCAAAATTCATTTACGGAGCTTATGTGGGATTAGACTTTGACTACCTTATTAATGATAGAACAACGCTTTTCATAAAAGTAAACGAGTATTATCATGCTAATTCAGATTTAGGAAAATTTGTTCCGTTTGCAGGAATTGGATTAAGATATTATACCAATTAA
- a CDS encoding type IV secretory system conjugative DNA transfer family protein — protein MDHGIGIQEGNSLLGIMWKILKIIFIFSVVSSVILLETHLFGFSITNLWTDSYNFQLKELKPNYFANGYNNFLYLFSKFIANKMPYWANFGVILCIPSIVYVSFYHAKQKRFPRIIISTLINNILIIFLITLLGKLFSTLIGNFGAIICLTPILYTVYLLKFKNRTKPNQTEKFNNIKKSEKEDSFTFKTNQGLINLDNPYRGIYIQGGAGSGKSASIFEPIIQQIGLKEFSGILYDFKSPELTEKVYLSYENTSIKVKNIDFKHPLLSDRVNPIHPMYLTKAAIANEYSQVIINNLLPESIKKMDFWLSSAKNILASVIWWLRQKHPDICTLPHVISFIVQTPIDVLVQNISEDYEAGGMIASLRESIDRGSERTVAGMLSTLQNALSVLNTPDIFWILSSNDIDLHLNNPEKPQFLCLGNDSTLPNVYTPAISLIISVALKQMNKPDQQKSVVLLDEAPTVFIPNIEQIPATARSNKIATIFGVQDYSQLSDKYSEEKAQVIISNLGSQFFGRSVSGKSSEMVQNLFSKKDEVFTSKSTGDGTSGKFVHLGSNTSSGTSENIQERNRVKISDIVNLAQGEFYGIIAEGSPREFLKTQFLRDEIKGKYINQKIPISESMMQENYFKIIAECKEIISS, from the coding sequence ATGGATCACGGTATAGGCATTCAAGAAGGAAACTCGCTCTTAGGCATTATGTGGAAAATATTGAAAATAATTTTTATTTTCTCTGTAGTGTCAAGTGTAATACTTTTGGAAACTCATTTGTTTGGGTTTTCTATAACTAATTTGTGGACTGATTCTTATAATTTTCAATTAAAAGAACTAAAGCCCAATTACTTCGCAAATGGGTATAATAACTTCTTGTATCTGTTTTCAAAATTTATAGCTAATAAGATGCCATATTGGGCAAACTTTGGAGTGATTTTATGTATTCCCTCGATAGTTTATGTTTCATTTTATCATGCGAAACAAAAGCGATTTCCTAGAATAATTATTAGCACTTTAATCAATAACATTTTAATAATCTTTTTAATTACTTTATTAGGAAAATTATTTAGCACACTTATTGGAAATTTTGGAGCAATAATCTGTCTAACTCCTATTCTATATACGGTTTATCTATTAAAGTTTAAAAATAGAACCAAGCCAAATCAAACTGAGAAATTTAATAATATAAAAAAGTCCGAAAAAGAAGATTCTTTCACATTTAAAACAAATCAAGGTTTAATAAACTTAGATAATCCGTACAGGGGAATCTATATTCAGGGTGGAGCAGGTTCAGGAAAATCAGCATCAATTTTTGAACCGATTATTCAACAAATTGGGCTAAAAGAGTTTTCGGGAATATTATATGATTTCAAAAGCCCTGAATTGACTGAAAAAGTTTACTTGAGTTATGAAAACACTTCAATAAAGGTTAAAAATATTGATTTTAAGCATCCTTTACTGAGCGATAGAGTAAATCCTATTCATCCAATGTATTTAACTAAAGCAGCTATTGCAAATGAGTACAGTCAGGTCATTATAAACAATCTTTTACCTGAATCAATTAAGAAAATGGATTTTTGGCTTAGTAGTGCTAAAAACATTTTAGCATCTGTCATTTGGTGGTTGAGACAAAAGCACCCCGATATATGCACATTGCCACATGTGATATCATTTATAGTACAAACACCAATTGATGTTTTAGTTCAAAATATATCTGAAGATTATGAAGCTGGCGGTATGATAGCTTCATTACGAGAATCTATTGATAGAGGTTCGGAGCGTACAGTTGCAGGAATGCTTTCAACTCTTCAAAATGCTTTGTCGGTTCTGAATACTCCTGATATCTTTTGGATTCTCTCGAGTAACGATATTGATTTGCATTTAAACAATCCTGAAAAACCTCAATTCCTTTGTCTTGGGAACGATTCTACGTTGCCGAATGTTTACACTCCTGCGATTTCCCTTATCATTTCTGTAGCACTTAAGCAGATGAATAAACCTGATCAACAAAAATCAGTTGTATTGCTAGACGAGGCTCCAACGGTGTTCATTCCAAATATTGAACAAATTCCCGCTACCGCAAGAAGTAATAAAATTGCTACAATATTCGGAGTGCAAGATTATAGCCAATTATCGGATAAATACAGTGAAGAAAAAGCTCAGGTAATTATCTCGAACCTAGGCTCGCAATTTTTCGGTAGGTCTGTTAGTGGCAAATCTTCTGAAATGGTTCAAAATCTATTTAGTAAGAAAGATGAAGTATTTACGTCAAAAAGTACTGGCGATGGAACTAGTGGAAAGTTTGTGCATTTAGGAAGTAATACCAGTTCAGGAACTAGCGAAAATATACAGGAACGAAATCGCGTAAAAATTAGCGACATAGTCAATTTAGCGCAAGGAGAATTCTACGGGATTATAGCTGAAGGAAGTCCACGAGAGTTTTTAAAAACTCAATTTTTAAGAGACGAAATAAAAGGGAAATATATCAATCAGAAAATCCCAATAAGCGAAAGTATGATGCAAGAGAATTACTTTAAAATCATTGCAGAATGCAAAGAAATTATATCAAGCTAA
- a CDS encoding relaxase/mobilization nuclease domain-containing protein yields the protein MVGKAKSIGHTSNAIDYGKDKLNAEEITRHNVIGSTGLEIENEFKVYQNLNSNTRLNTLSVVLSPEPEDGRKLTNEDFKQITESYLEKMNLKEHQHIAYVHKDRDHNHLHIYVNRIDNKGNAYNDSFIGKKTSQKANEIAKEKGLISARDKMFQNIEKNRNELKEIKAEIYKKHQEVLKQNPQSFQNWINQMDLKGLEVKPTINKQGQIQGFRILDKETKKDFKASEIHRSMSASNLIKSGLKNDLNHNLDTTLKRVQSKQISKSYLNKNLGNTIPKGIKKEISQLSRNGSKSVSQAVGKQKMSQQEFKYLKTVLKPMAEIELKNTEEQRLESISKDIEYAKNLQKIEDAQIDKPNNNLKLEQDYGI from the coding sequence ATGGTAGGCAAAGCTAAAAGCATCGGACACACATCAAATGCAATTGACTATGGAAAAGACAAATTGAATGCCGAAGAAATCACTAGGCACAATGTAATTGGTAGTACTGGATTAGAAATTGAAAATGAGTTTAAGGTATATCAAAATCTAAATTCTAATACGAGACTAAATACTCTCTCAGTTGTACTAAGTCCAGAGCCTGAAGACGGAAGAAAATTAACAAACGAAGATTTTAAGCAAATCACCGAAAGTTATCTTGAAAAGATGAATTTAAAAGAGCACCAGCATATTGCCTACGTTCATAAAGATAGAGACCACAACCATTTACATATATATGTAAACCGAATTGACAACAAAGGCAATGCCTATAATGACTCCTTTATTGGAAAAAAGACTTCTCAAAAAGCTAATGAAATAGCGAAAGAAAAAGGATTGATTTCAGCAAGGGACAAGATGTTTCAAAACATTGAAAAAAACAGAAATGAGCTAAAAGAAATCAAAGCGGAAATCTATAAAAAGCATCAGGAGGTTTTAAAGCAAAATCCTCAAAGCTTTCAAAATTGGATTAATCAAATGGATTTAAAAGGATTAGAAGTAAAACCAACCATAAATAAACAAGGGCAGATTCAAGGTTTCAGGATTTTAGATAAGGAAACAAAAAAAGACTTTAAAGCAAGTGAAATACACCGTTCTATGTCTGCTAGCAATTTGATAAAAAGTGGCTTAAAAAACGACTTAAATCATAATCTCGATACCACCCTGAAACGTGTACAGAGCAAGCAGATATCAAAAAGCTATCTCAATAAAAACTTAGGCAATACAATTCCAAAAGGAATTAAAAAAGAAATAAGTCAATTGAGCAGGAACGGAAGTAAATCAGTTTCTCAGGCAGTGGGAAAACAGAAAATGTCACAACAGGAATTTAAATACCTGAAAACAGTTCTTAAACCAATGGCAGAAATTGAACTAAAAAATACTGAAGAACAACGCTTAGAGTCAATTTCAAAAGACATTGAATACGCTAAAAATCTTCAAAAAATTGAAGATGCTCAAATAGATAAACCAAACAATAATTTAAAATTAGAACAAGATTACGGGATATGA
- a CDS encoding plasmid mobilization protein, which translates to MSQARTKIIMFRTTTIEKKIIEKKAKNRKMNTASFCRMVALERKNKSVFTEEELKAFENLHYIRNGFVKINNLLKDKDSLFASEVMKTVKQTDSVLKIFSDGRQS; encoded by the coding sequence ATGAGTCAAGCAAGAACAAAAATTATAATGTTCCGAACTACAACCATTGAGAAGAAAATCATTGAAAAAAAGGCAAAAAATCGAAAAATGAATACTGCTAGTTTTTGCAGAATGGTAGCCTTAGAACGTAAAAACAAATCTGTTTTTACAGAGGAAGAATTAAAAGCTTTTGAGAATCTACATTACATACGAAATGGTTTTGTCAAAATTAATAACCTTCTAAAAGATAAAGATTCTTTGTTTGCCTCTGAGGTAATGAAAACGGTTAAACAAACTGATTCAGTTTTAAAAATTTTTAGTGATGGTAGGCAAAGCTAA
- the dnaB gene encoding replicative DNA helicase gives MEKKSLEKEKSLPQSVDIECAVLGALLIDSKGVDEALSIISKPDIFYKDAHKYIFEAILNLYNAGNPIDMLTVAVELRRIGKSELAGGDSYLIELTQKIASSAHIDYHCRLVLQKFMARQTIVFSNHIIALAHNETTDIFELMQRWQSEFDKVQDFISTGRQTITFPIALQNLKKEIELLTSNKEKVKLVGAHTGFRRLNKYTGGYRNQDLVIIAARPGMGKTSYVLKCAIENCKINNPVGMISLEMSIQQLTARAIAIDTNFHLTQLLTKGFECLEYFVSYTHHQERMNNYPFYIDDSGKTDINDIVIQAKMWVRKNDIKLLIIDYLQLMSDRTVKGNREGEISSISRRLKRLAKELNIPIIAISQLSRSVESRPNKRPILSDLRESGAIEQDADIVQFLYRPEYYKIEINEDDYDSSMQSLITQGANSEVIFAKYRGGSTNTTMLKWVACKTKFIDVECSEDMQNA, from the coding sequence ATGGAAAAGAAAAGTTTAGAAAAAGAAAAGTCACTACCTCAATCCGTAGATATCGAATGCGCTGTTTTAGGTGCGTTGTTAATCGATTCAAAAGGAGTTGATGAGGCCCTTTCAATAATCTCCAAGCCTGATATCTTTTACAAAGACGCTCATAAATATATTTTCGAAGCGATTTTAAACTTGTACAATGCTGGAAATCCTATTGATATGTTGACGGTTGCAGTAGAATTGAGACGAATTGGTAAATCAGAGTTAGCTGGAGGTGATTCATACTTGATTGAATTAACGCAAAAAATTGCTTCGTCAGCACATATCGATTATCACTGTAGATTGGTTCTACAAAAATTTATGGCACGTCAAACAATTGTGTTTTCAAATCATATCATCGCACTAGCGCACAATGAAACAACAGACATTTTTGAATTGATGCAACGTTGGCAATCTGAATTTGATAAGGTGCAGGATTTCATTTCTACTGGTAGACAAACAATAACTTTTCCCATTGCATTACAAAATCTTAAAAAAGAGATTGAGTTACTTACTTCGAACAAAGAAAAAGTAAAGCTTGTAGGCGCACATACGGGGTTTAGAAGACTTAATAAATATACTGGAGGATATCGTAATCAAGATTTGGTTATTATAGCTGCGCGTCCAGGAATGGGGAAAACATCTTACGTCTTGAAATGTGCAATTGAAAATTGTAAAATTAATAATCCAGTTGGTATGATATCACTTGAAATGTCAATCCAGCAATTGACAGCTCGTGCGATAGCGATAGACACAAATTTTCATTTAACACAATTATTGACAAAAGGATTTGAGTGTCTTGAATATTTTGTCAGTTACACGCATCATCAAGAAAGGATGAATAACTATCCTTTTTACATTGATGATAGTGGTAAAACGGATATCAATGACATCGTAATACAGGCTAAGATGTGGGTTCGCAAAAATGATATAAAATTATTGATTATAGATTACTTACAACTAATGTCTGACCGAACAGTAAAAGGTAATAGAGAGGGTGAAATATCATCTATCTCCCGCAGATTAAAACGATTAGCCAAAGAGTTGAATATACCTATAATTGCTATATCTCAATTGAGCAGAAGTGTAGAATCTCGCCCAAATAAACGTCCGATTTTATCCGATCTTAGAGAAAGCGGAGCGATTGAGCAGGATGCCGATATTGTTCAATTTCTTTACCGCCCTGAGTATTATAAAATAGAAATCAACGAAGATGATTATGATTCATCAATGCAATCGTTGATAACCCAAGGTGCAAATAGTGAAGTGATTTTTGCTAAATATCGTGGTGGCTCAACTAATACGACAATGCTTAAATGGGTTGCATGTAAAACTAAATTTATTGATGTTGAATGTTCTGAAGACATGCAAAATGCCTAA
- a CDS encoding helix-turn-helix domain-containing protein, protein MEQPNFFAIIPANVRYDEKLKPNAKLLYGEITALCNRDGFCWARNDYFAGLYKVNHKTISRWISQLVSRGYISLKVFKNDGNKRQIFLSNSRNNLVTKRSRPSDKKSTTLVIKKSIPSDKKVTSNIRMNNTINNTVNREETALSFLEENYPSQFEVLMQYKNQINDFVKFTEMFDATVEQEKLKLDLSVISGRFKKYARNWIDNQSKYDTQVISLNPNQTNDKIGGF, encoded by the coding sequence ATGGAACAACCTAATTTTTTCGCCATCATTCCAGCTAATGTCCGTTATGATGAAAAGTTAAAGCCAAATGCAAAATTATTGTATGGAGAAATAACTGCATTGTGTAATCGCGACGGGTTTTGCTGGGCTAGGAACGATTATTTTGCAGGATTATATAAAGTTAATCATAAAACAATTTCTAGATGGATTTCACAGCTTGTTTCAAGGGGATATATTTCTCTTAAAGTTTTTAAAAATGACGGAAACAAGCGCCAAATATTTTTATCAAATTCTAGGAATAACCTAGTGACAAAAAGGTCACGACCTAGTGACAAAAAAAGCACTACCCTAGTGATTAAAAAGTCAATACCTAGTGACAAAAAAGTCACTTCTAATATAAGGATGAATAATACAATTAATAATACAGTGAATAGAGAAGAAACCGCTCTCTCTTTTTTAGAAGAAAATTATCCTTCTCAATTCGAAGTTCTGATGCAATATAAAAATCAAATTAATGACTTTGTCAAGTTCACGGAAATGTTTGATGCAACCGTTGAGCAAGAAAAATTAAAATTGGATTTAAGTGTGATTTCAGGTCGTTTTAAAAAGTACGCGCGAAATTGGATTGATAACCAATCAAAATACGATACCCAAGTAATCTCATTGAATCCAAATCAAACAAATGATAAAATAGGAGGTTTTTAA
- a CDS encoding helix-turn-helix transcriptional regulator: MESNAIIQKLNRLETLIIGTSKQIFTVDDVVNYTGFSKSYVYKLVHNNILPYSKPNNRTLFFTKTEIDEWLMKNKSKSISQIEQEAVSYTNSTKK; this comes from the coding sequence ATGGAAAGCAATGCTATTATTCAAAAATTAAACCGATTAGAAACTCTTATAATCGGTACATCAAAACAAATCTTTACTGTTGATGATGTTGTAAACTACACTGGGTTTTCAAAAAGTTATGTATACAAATTAGTACATAATAATATACTCCCCTACTCTAAACCCAACAATCGAACCCTCTTTTTTACAAAAACGGAGATTGATGAATGGTTAATGAAAAACAAGTCTAAATCAATTTCTCAAATTGAGCAAGAGGCTGTCTCATATACTAATTCTACAAAAAAATAA
- a CDS encoding tyrosine-type recombinase/integrase encodes MIISLKKKKLQNGRYSLYLEYYKGSTANADGKRVHLRDFEYLKLYPHQEPKTANEKKENKEIEVLGEQILSIRKAEYFQGKFDIKNNTKSKTLFLEYYSNQAEERVDSPKNYGNWTASFLHLKRFCSPNTTFNEVDEEFVKAYRNYLDKDAKTKSNLPLSQNSKYSYYNKFKAAIRSAFEDGYLTTNPVKKVKSFEQGESQREYLTYNELVAMNKATCKYDVLKRAFIFSCLVGLRWSDINTLTWKEVRDEGDISRVNFRQEKTDGVEYLYISNEARKLLGERESPSERVFKGLKYGAHFNAEILRWCMRAGLTKHITFHSARHTNAVLLLENGADIYTVSKRLGHKELKTTEIYAKIIDSKMKEAANLIPNINI; translated from the coding sequence ATGATAATTAGTTTAAAGAAGAAAAAACTGCAAAATGGTAGATATAGTTTATATCTAGAATACTACAAAGGATCAACCGCTAACGCAGATGGTAAGCGTGTTCATTTGAGAGATTTTGAATACTTAAAATTATATCCACATCAAGAGCCTAAAACTGCAAACGAAAAAAAAGAGAATAAAGAGATTGAGGTTTTAGGCGAGCAAATACTTTCGATTAGAAAAGCGGAATACTTTCAAGGAAAATTTGATATTAAAAACAATACAAAATCTAAAACGCTCTTTTTAGAGTATTACAGTAATCAAGCAGAAGAGCGAGTTGACTCCCCAAAGAATTACGGAAACTGGACAGCTTCTTTTCTACATTTAAAGCGATTCTGCAGTCCAAATACAACTTTTAATGAAGTAGACGAAGAATTTGTAAAAGCATACAGAAATTATCTCGATAAAGATGCCAAAACCAAAAGTAATCTTCCATTATCTCAAAACTCTAAATACTCGTACTACAATAAATTCAAAGCAGCAATACGCTCCGCTTTTGAAGATGGCTATCTTACTACAAATCCTGTAAAAAAAGTAAAAAGTTTTGAGCAAGGAGAAAGTCAAAGAGAATATCTAACTTATAATGAGTTAGTAGCTATGAACAAAGCTACTTGTAAATATGATGTTCTTAAAAGAGCTTTCATTTTTTCTTGTTTAGTTGGTTTAAGATGGTCAGATATAAACACCCTCACTTGGAAAGAAGTAAGAGACGAGGGAGATATTAGCCGAGTAAATTTTAGACAAGAAAAAACAGATGGAGTCGAATATCTATATATTTCAAATGAAGCAAGAAAATTACTTGGAGAAAGAGAAAGTCCATCCGAGAGAGTCTTTAAAGGTTTAAAGTATGGAGCTCATTTTAATGCTGAAATATTAAGATGGTGTATGAGAGCAGGACTAACAAAACATATTACATTTCATAGTGCCAGGCATACCAATGCAGTACTGCTTTTAGAAAATGGAGCAGACATTTACACCGTTTCGAAACGATTAGGTCATAAAGAACTAAAAACAACTGAAATTTATGCCAAAATCATTGATTCTAAGATGAAAGAAGCAGCTAACTTAATTCCTAACATTAATATTTAA
- the mnmE gene encoding tRNA uridine-5-carboxymethylaminomethyl(34) synthesis GTPase MnmE gives MINQDSIVALATPSGAGAIAIIRISGSDAIVIGNSVFKSIKNKDLTLQKTHTLHLGHIVDDSKTLDEVLVSVFKGPNSYTGENTIEISCHGSTYIQQQIIQLLLRKGCRMADAGEFTLRAFLNGKLDLSQAEAVADLISSDNEASHQIAMQQMRGGFSNEIAKLREELLNFASLIELELDFAEEDVEFADRTQFHELLNRIEFVLKRLIDSFAVGNVIKNGIPVAIVGEPNVGKSTLLNALLNEERAIVSDIAGTTRDTIEDELVIGGIGFRFIDTAGIRETKDVVESIGIKKTFEKIDQAQLVVFLFDGFRFQVSGSDYIVEIEKVKNKYPLKPILVVVNKVDLLSENEIGNINQKLETLNLKLLKISAKENIGVEELKEQLLSYVNTGALRNNETIVTNTRHYDSLLKALDEIQKVKFGLETNLSSDLIALDIREALYQFGLITGQVSNDELLGNIFANFCIGK, from the coding sequence ATGATAAATCAAGATTCTATAGTTGCATTGGCTACCCCATCCGGGGCTGGAGCTATTGCGATCATCCGTATTTCAGGTTCCGATGCTATTGTCATTGGGAATTCGGTTTTTAAATCCATAAAAAACAAAGACTTAACACTCCAGAAAACCCATACTTTGCATTTAGGCCATATTGTGGACGATTCGAAAACACTTGATGAAGTATTGGTTTCTGTTTTTAAAGGGCCTAACTCTTATACAGGAGAAAATACGATTGAAATTTCATGTCATGGCTCGACGTATATCCAACAGCAAATTATTCAGTTATTGTTGCGAAAAGGGTGTCGAATGGCTGATGCGGGGGAATTTACCCTTAGAGCTTTTTTAAATGGAAAACTTGATTTATCGCAGGCAGAAGCAGTTGCTGATTTGATTTCATCTGATAATGAAGCGTCTCACCAAATCGCTATGCAGCAAATGCGTGGTGGTTTCAGTAATGAAATAGCCAAACTTCGTGAAGAGCTACTAAACTTTGCCTCTTTAATTGAGCTGGAACTGGATTTCGCAGAAGAAGATGTAGAATTTGCCGACCGTACCCAATTTCATGAGTTACTGAATAGAATCGAATTTGTTCTAAAACGTCTGATTGATTCGTTTGCCGTTGGTAATGTGATCAAAAACGGAATTCCGGTTGCTATTGTAGGAGAACCCAATGTAGGTAAATCTACTCTTCTCAATGCCTTATTAAACGAAGAGCGCGCCATTGTTTCTGACATTGCGGGAACCACACGCGACACCATCGAAGATGAGTTAGTGATTGGCGGAATTGGTTTCAGATTTATTGATACGGCAGGAATCCGTGAGACTAAAGATGTGGTAGAAAGCATCGGAATTAAAAAAACCTTCGAAAAAATCGATCAGGCACAGCTTGTCGTCTTTTTGTTTGATGGTTTCAGGTTCCAGGTTTCAGGTTCTGACTATATTGTAGAAATTGAAAAAGTTAAAAACAAATACCCACTTAAACCAATATTAGTAGTGGTTAACAAGGTTGATTTATTGAGTGAAAATGAAATCGGGAACATCAATCAAAAACTTGAAACTTTAAACTTAAAACTTCTAAAAATTTCAGCTAAAGAAAATATTGGAGTGGAAGAATTAAAAGAGCAATTGCTTTCTTATGTCAACACAGGAGCACTACGTAATAATGAAACTATCGTAACCAATACAAGGCATTACGATTCTCTACTTAAAGCCCTGGATGAAATTCAGAAAGTAAAATTTGGTCTGGAAACTAATCTTTCAAGCGATCTGATTGCACTTGACATACGCGAAGCCCTGTACCAGTTTGGTCTTATTACCGGCCAGGTTTCCAACGATGAATTGTTAGGGAATATATTTGCGAATTTCTGTATTGGGAAGTAA